The window CGCGGTCCTCGATGATCCGCTGATCGTACTCGTCGTATACGTACATAAAAGTCCTGTCTCAGGCATGCAGCTATTCGCGCGCACGGCCGCGCACTCCGCTTCGGAGCCGGGGAACGATAGCAGGTTGCGTTTATGCGCTAAAGTGATGTTTTTGCATATGAAAAGAACCAAATGGACTATGTGAGACTGACTGCCATTTGTGCGCTGGGCGTGGCTTGGCGTTTATAATCCGGCGTTTGCTTCGCAGGGATGTCAGCCCATGCTCAAGGCGTTGTGCCAAAGCTTGTGTCTTGCCTTGCCGCTGGCGGCAAGTGCGCAACCGGCTTCGGTGGTTTTCCTCAACCCGGGGCTGTCCACCGAAACGTTCTGGACCAGTTATACCCGCTTCATGCAGGCCGCTGCAGACGATCTGGGCATGACCCTGCACGTGGAATACAGCGAACGCCGCGCCGACCTGGCGCTGACCCAGGCCAGGGCGATCCTGGGCGGACCGCAGCGGCCGGATTACCTGGTCCTGGTCAATGAGCGGTACGTGGCGCCGGAGATCATCCGCCTGTCGCGTGGCACCGGCGTCAAACTGTTCCTGGTCAACAACGGCCTGACTGCCAGCCAGGCCCGTAGCATCGAGGCCCAGCCGGACAAGTATGCCGAGCTGCTGGGCACCTTGACGGCCAACGACGAGCAAGCGGGTTTTGAGATGTTGCACCAGATGGTCGCGCAATTGCCCCGCGACAGTGGGCCGGTGGACCTGCTGGCGTTTGCCGGGGTCAAGACCACCCCGGCCTCGCAGCTGCGCGAGGAGGGCATGCGCCGCGCCCTGGCCGACTTCCCCCAGGTGCGCCTGCGCCAGGTGGTATATGGTGGTTGGAGCCGCCAGCGCGCCTACGAGCAGGCGCAGCAACTGGTGGAGCGCTACCCGGCCACCCGCCTGGTATGGTCGGCCAACGACGAAATGGCCTTTGGTGCCATGCAGGCGTTCGAGGAGGCAGGGCGCAAGCCGGGGCGCGATGTGCTGTTCAGCGCCATCAACAGCTCGCCCGAGGCCCTGCATGCCCGTATCGACGGGCGTCTTAGCGTGCTGATGGGCGGGCATTTCACCCTCGGCGGCTGGGCCATGGTGATGCTGCACGATGATGCCCAGGGACTGACGGTGAACCGCGACGGCCTGCGCGAGCATCGCATCCCGGTGTTGCAGTCGATTGACCAGGCCAAGGCAACCCGTTGGCTGAAACTACTGGAACGGCCCGACTACGGTATCGATTTCCAGCATTACAGTGCCGAAGGGCGGCCGCCCGACTACCAGTACCCATTTCTGACATCACCGATCAATTATTGAAAGACCCTGCTTGAGGGAAGGGCATTGCTCGTCTTAACTGCTGGTGGTGAAGTGCATTCCCATAACCACTACAAGAGGCAATGCAATGGGAAACTCAACCAAGGTCCGCAAAGCTGACAGCAGCGTCGATGCCTGGGCGATCCTCTGCCTGATCGTTCTGGTGGTGGTCACTGCCGTGTATTGGGTCAGCCACCAGTAGACTTGTATTCAAGACCGTGATGCAGCCAGAGCGCCTGCGGTAGGGAGTCCCGCAGGCGTTCTTGCTAGCGCGCAAGGTGCAGGGCCAATTGCACCAGGCCGATCAGTACGGCAATGAACACCAGGGTGAACAGCGTCCCCAGCGCAATGAAATGGCTGGCCTTGCCGTGGGTGAAATCGCGGGCGCGGTTCTTGCCGCTTTGCACGCCGAAGGCGGCAGCGAGGATGCTGTGCAGCATCTGCCAGAAGGTAGGGGGCTTGCCCTGGCTGGAATCGTCCATGGTGGCTCCTGAGGAAATCAGAGGCAATCAGGGACAGTGTAGGTGGCTATTGGGGCTGCTGTGCAGCCCATCGCGACACAAGGCCGCTCCTACAAAGGATTGCATTCTCCTGTAGGAGCGGCCTTGTGTCGCGATGGGCCGCAAAGCGGCCCCAAGGGTCTTAGCTGTCGTAACCCAAGTTAGGCGCCAACCAGCGCTCGCTGACACTCACATCCTGGCCCTTGCGCGCGCTGTAGCGCTCGATCTGGTCCTTGTCGACCTTGCCCACCGCAAAGTACTGCGCCTGCGGGTGGGCAAAGTACCAGCCGCTGACCGCCGCTGCCGGGAACATCGCGAAGTGGTCGGTGAGGAACACGCCGCTCGGCCCGGTCTCACCGATGGCAGTGCCATCAAGCAGGCGGAACAGGGTTTCCTTCTCTGTGTGGTCCGGGCAGGCCGGGTAGCCGGGGGCCGGGCGGATACCGCGGTACTGCTCCTTGATCAGCGCCTCGTTGTCGAGGTGTTCATCGCGGGCATAACCCCAGTGCTCTTTACGCACCTGCTCATGCAGCCATTCGGCACAGGCCTCGGCCAGGCGGTCGGCCAGGGCCTTGACCATGATCGAACTGTAGTCGTCGCCCTTGTCCTGGTAGGCCTTGGCCACTTCCTCGGCACCGATGCCGGCGGTAGTGATGAAACCGCCCACGTAGTCGGTAACGCCACTGGCCTTCGGCGCGACGAAGTCGGCCAGCGACCAGTTGGGCTTGCCGTCCGGCTTGATGGTCTGCTGACGCAGGTGGTGCAGCGTAGCCAGGGCCTGGCCGTCCTCGCCGTACACTTCGATATCGTCATCGGCAACCTGGTTGGCTGGCCAGAAGCCGAACACTGCGCGGGCGCTGATGAGTTTTTCGTCGATCAGTTTGTCGAGCATCTCGCGGGCATCCTTGTACAGCGCCGTCGCCGCCTCGCCGACCACTTCGTCGGTGAGGATGCGCGGGAACTTGCCGGCCAGGTCCCAGGAGATGAAGAACGGGGTCCAGTCGATGTACTCGGCCAGCGTGCGCAGGTCGATGTCTTCCAGCACCTTGACGCCGGTGAAGGAGGGCACCGCTGG of the Pseudomonas asiatica genome contains:
- a CDS encoding ABC transporter substrate-binding protein; this translates as MLKALCQSLCLALPLAASAQPASVVFLNPGLSTETFWTSYTRFMQAAADDLGMTLHVEYSERRADLALTQARAILGGPQRPDYLVLVNERYVAPEIIRLSRGTGVKLFLVNNGLTASQARSIEAQPDKYAELLGTLTANDEQAGFEMLHQMVAQLPRDSGPVDLLAFAGVKTTPASQLREEGMRRALADFPQVRLRQVVYGGWSRQRAYEQAQQLVERYPATRLVWSANDEMAFGAMQAFEEAGRKPGRDVLFSAINSSPEALHARIDGRLSVLMGGHFTLGGWAMVMLHDDAQGLTVNRDGLREHRIPVLQSIDQAKATRWLKLLERPDYGIDFQHYSAEGRPPDYQYPFLTSPINY
- a CDS encoding DUF2970 domain-containing protein — protein: MDDSSQGKPPTFWQMLHSILAAAFGVQSGKNRARDFTHGKASHFIALGTLFTLVFIAVLIGLVQLALHLAR